In Solirubrobacterales bacterium, one genomic interval encodes:
- a CDS encoding cytochrome c oxidase subunit II, whose product MSLLAAFVVSVLGMAATASPAMAWSFNPEAGSPGIANFNDLHTILALIVVVAVVGINLWLLRAARGRSGRSNQESRPAPRQGAVVAALSLLALFIFVTSAALTHKGRETPESTGIVAELEQGEQLPILATGQQWLWRFNYPNGAFSYRRLVVPTGVTVALQLRSIDVVHGWNVPSLTGKAQAVPGRTNTIRFRADKEGTYDGRSSVLSGQGYSTMAIQVDAVAPAQYDSFIEQQKTDIQTAQDAVERSSSN is encoded by the coding sequence GTGTCTCTGCTCGCCGCGTTCGTCGTTTCGGTCCTGGGGATGGCCGCTACCGCCAGTCCGGCGATGGCCTGGTCGTTCAATCCCGAGGCCGGATCGCCCGGAATCGCAAACTTCAACGACCTCCACACGATCCTCGCGCTGATCGTTGTTGTGGCCGTGGTCGGGATCAACCTCTGGCTGCTTCGAGCGGCTCGGGGACGGTCCGGCCGCAGCAACCAGGAGAGTCGGCCGGCGCCTCGGCAGGGTGCCGTTGTGGCCGCCCTCAGCCTGCTCGCGCTCTTCATCTTCGTCACCTCGGCGGCGCTCACCCACAAGGGCCGCGAGACTCCGGAAAGCACCGGTATCGTGGCCGAGCTCGAACAGGGTGAACAGCTTCCGATTCTGGCCACCGGCCAGCAGTGGCTGTGGCGCTTCAACTATCCGAACGGGGCTTTCAGCTACCGGCGGCTTGTCGTTCCGACCGGAGTCACCGTCGCGCTCCAGCTTCGCTCGATCGATGTGGTCCACGGGTGGAACGTCCCGTCCCTCACCGGCAAGGCCCAGGCGGTTCCCGGCCGGACCAACACGATTCGGTTCCGCGCCGACAAGGAAGGGACCTACGATGGCCGCTCCTCGGTCCTCAGCGGGCAGGGCTACTCGACCATGGCGATCCAGGTAGATGCGGTCGCCCCCGCCCAGTACGACAGCTT